The proteins below come from a single Shumkonia mesophila genomic window:
- a CDS encoding SDR family NAD(P)-dependent oxidoreductase has product MNLFDLTGKVAIVTGGNSGIGLGIAKGLAGAGAAVAIAARDRRRTEGAVEEIRAAGGQATAVIADATEAKDIDRMVAETVALHGRLDILVNNVGGIVRKSPQDLSIEEWHWTIDVCLTSAFLAAKAAYPEFKKAGGGKILNNGSMASLFGTSFTAAYGAAKGGMVQLTKALAVAWAKDNIQVNAYLPGWIETRQTANLPEQFPGLAEKIAQRCPMGHWGKGEDFAGIGVFLASRASDYITGAAIPVDGGYSVAG; this is encoded by the coding sequence ATGAACCTGTTCGACCTCACCGGCAAGGTGGCCATCGTCACCGGCGGCAACAGCGGCATCGGGCTCGGCATCGCCAAGGGCCTGGCCGGGGCTGGCGCCGCCGTCGCCATCGCGGCGCGCGACCGCCGGCGTACCGAAGGGGCGGTCGAAGAAATCCGCGCCGCCGGCGGCCAGGCAACGGCCGTCATCGCGGATGCCACAGAAGCCAAGGACATCGACCGCATGGTCGCCGAAACGGTGGCGCTCCACGGCCGGCTCGACATCCTGGTCAACAACGTCGGCGGCATCGTGCGCAAGTCGCCGCAGGATCTCAGCATCGAGGAATGGCACTGGACCATCGACGTCTGCCTGACCAGCGCCTTCCTGGCCGCCAAGGCCGCCTACCCCGAATTCAAGAAGGCGGGTGGCGGCAAGATCCTCAACAACGGCTCGATGGCGTCGCTCTTCGGCACCTCGTTCACCGCCGCCTACGGCGCCGCCAAGGGCGGCATGGTGCAGTTGACCAAAGCGCTGGCCGTGGCCTGGGCCAAGGACAACATCCAGGTCAACGCCTACCTGCCGGGCTGGATCGAAACCCGCCAGACCGCCAACCTGCCCGAGCAGTTCCCCGGCCTGGCCGAAAAGATCGCCCAGCGCTGCCCGATGGGCCACTGGGGCAAGGGAGAAGACTTCGCCGGCATCGGCGTCTTCCTGGCCAGCCGGGCGTCGGACTATATCACCGGCGCCGCCATCCCGGTCGACGGCGGCTATTCGGTGGCCGGCTGA